A segment of the Candidatus Doudnabacteria bacterium genome:
CCATGATCTATTATCCTATTCAGACGCTTTTGAAAGCGGGGATCACGGATATCATGGTCGTGGTCGGCGGGCCGCATGCAGGCGATTTTATCAGGGTTCTGAAAAACGGCAAGGATTTCGGGATCAAACATCTGGAATTCGCTTATCAGGATTCCGGAGACGCAGGCATTGCCGATGCTTTGAAGCTGGCGGAAAGTTTTGCGGACAACAATCCGGTAACGGTCATTCTTGGAGATAACTGCACTGATTTTAAGATCCGCGAACAGGTCAAACAATTTAAGGACGGAGCGCTGGTGTTTTTGAAAGAAGTGGAAGACCCGCACCGTTTCGGCATCGCCCAGCTGGACAAGAAAGATCCCTCAAAAATTATCGGAATCGTGGAAAAGCCGAAAAAACCTAAAAGCAACCTGGCCGTAACCGGACTTTATATCTTTGACAGGAATGTCTTTAAGATGATTAAAAAGGTCAAACCTTCAGCACGCGGACAACTGGAAATTACGGACGTGAATAATCTTTATATCCAGGCCGGCAAAATGCAGTGGGCCAAACTGGACGGGTTCTGGTCTGATGCCGGCACGTTTGAAAGCTTGTACCGCACAAGCGTGTATTGGGCGCGCAAGGCTTTGGGAAAACGAAACGAGAAAAGTCTGATAAAATTTGACCGAATTTAAATGCGACCGATCGTCAGCGAAAAAAATCACAAATATCTTTCCACATTTATTGTCAGCTTTGGCATGCTTTTGGGTTTTGAAGCGCTCAGCTACATCGTCGGGATCTATCAGCTAAATACCGGTCTGTTCGTGGCGTTCTATGTTTATGCCTTCCATATTTTCTGGCTGACATTTT
Coding sequences within it:
- a CDS encoding sugar phosphate nucleotidyltransferase; translation: MKGIILAGGLGTRLYPLTHATNKHLLPVFNQPMIYYPIQTLLKAGITDIMVVVGGPHAGDFIRVLKNGKDFGIKHLEFAYQDSGDAGIADALKLAESFADNNPVTVILGDNCTDFKIREQVKQFKDGALVFLKEVEDPHRFGIAQLDKKDPSKIIGIVEKPKKPKSNLAVTGLYIFDRNVFKMIKKVKPSARGQLEITDVNNLYIQAGKMQWAKLDGFWSDAGTFESLYRTSVYWARKALGKRNEKSLIKFDRI